The Haloarchaeobius amylolyticus genome window below encodes:
- a CDS encoding S9 family peptidase, whose amino-acid sequence MTDSDLLEAIARLPTVSQPTPSPSGDALAFIWDETGRNELYLRDLATDEVTQISDGELPRSAALPLLWSPDGERVYYHRDEGGDEQYDLCAADREGTHETLVTLDGQNRLLDTYGDDLLFTSTASGQMNLHWYRGETGETEQVTDRERPVFGASVSPDGDRLAAYQVSDESLDGYEAVVSARDGGDARQLDLGDVDSETMVEDWHPEGDRVLVEDDATGKSRVGVFALDDDSVRWLSAGDRPEHAVAFTPDGTRVVAIRKRDAAIVPVVYDLAEGESREFDLPLGVTRPGALMSLCDPFVDDDELVLTHQTAAARPEVVRYDLATDTAETVHPAAYGDLDPDTFVEATYHTYESEDGLEIGGLLYEPDRDGDEPAPAIVDVHGGPHWQSMRRFNVVVQFLATQGYTVFRPNYRGSTGRGREFKLAVRGDWGGMEQADIAAAGRWLAAREGVDADRIAVAGASYGGYSAYSQLVQYPDLWDTVVARVGITDLHALYEEDMPHFKTILQQQMGDPEENHDLWRDRSPVEHVEHAEAPLCIIHGVNDPRCPISQSRLFREALEDERGWTAGEEFEYNELDEEGHGSGDQEQKIRTFELLGAFLDERL is encoded by the coding sequence ATGACCGACTCGGACCTCCTCGAAGCCATCGCCCGCCTGCCGACGGTCTCCCAGCCGACGCCCTCGCCGAGTGGCGACGCACTCGCGTTCATCTGGGACGAGACGGGGCGGAACGAACTCTACCTGCGCGACCTCGCCACCGACGAGGTGACACAGATCAGCGACGGGGAACTGCCCCGGAGCGCCGCGCTCCCACTGCTCTGGTCGCCCGACGGCGAGCGCGTCTACTACCACCGCGACGAGGGCGGCGACGAGCAGTACGACCTCTGTGCGGCCGACCGCGAGGGGACCCACGAGACGCTGGTCACCCTCGACGGGCAGAACCGACTGCTCGACACCTACGGGGACGACCTGCTGTTCACGTCGACCGCCAGCGGCCAGATGAACCTGCACTGGTACCGCGGCGAGACCGGCGAGACCGAGCAGGTGACCGACCGGGAGCGCCCGGTGTTCGGGGCGTCGGTCTCGCCCGACGGCGACCGTCTCGCGGCCTACCAGGTCAGCGACGAGAGCCTCGACGGGTACGAGGCCGTCGTCTCGGCCCGTGACGGCGGCGACGCCCGGCAGCTCGACCTCGGTGACGTGGATTCGGAGACCATGGTCGAGGACTGGCACCCCGAGGGCGACCGCGTACTGGTGGAGGACGACGCGACCGGGAAGAGCCGCGTCGGCGTCTTCGCCCTCGACGACGACTCGGTCAGGTGGCTCTCCGCGGGCGACCGTCCCGAGCACGCGGTCGCGTTCACCCCCGACGGGACCCGGGTCGTCGCGATACGGAAGCGCGACGCCGCCATCGTCCCGGTCGTCTACGACCTCGCCGAGGGAGAGAGCCGCGAGTTCGACCTCCCGCTCGGCGTCACCCGCCCCGGGGCGCTCATGAGCCTCTGTGACCCCTTCGTGGACGACGACGAACTGGTCCTCACGCACCAGACCGCCGCGGCCCGCCCCGAGGTGGTCCGGTACGACCTCGCGACCGACACCGCCGAGACGGTCCACCCGGCCGCCTACGGCGACCTCGACCCGGACACCTTCGTCGAGGCGACGTACCACACCTACGAGTCCGAGGACGGCCTCGAGATCGGCGGGCTGCTGTACGAACCCGACCGCGACGGCGACGAGCCAGCCCCCGCCATCGTGGACGTCCACGGCGGGCCGCACTGGCAGTCGATGCGCCGGTTCAACGTCGTCGTCCAGTTCCTCGCGACGCAGGGCTACACCGTCTTCCGGCCGAACTACCGCGGCTCCACCGGCCGCGGGCGCGAGTTCAAACTGGCCGTCCGTGGCGACTGGGGCGGGATGGAACAGGCCGACATCGCGGCGGCCGGGCGCTGGCTCGCGGCCCGCGAGGGCGTCGACGCGGACCGCATCGCGGTCGCCGGCGCGTCCTACGGCGGCTACTCGGCGTACTCGCAGCTCGTGCAGTACCCGGACCTCTGGGACACCGTCGTGGCCCGGGTCGGCATCACCGACCTGCACGCCCTCTACGAGGAGGACATGCCCCACTTCAAGACCATCCTCCAGCAGCAGATGGGCGACCCCGAGGAGAACCACGACCTCTGGCGGGACCGCTCCCCGGTCGAACACGTCGAACACGCCGAGGCGCCCCTGTGCATCATCCACGGGGTGAACGACCCGCGCTGTCCCATCTCGCAGTCCCGGCTGTTCAGGGAGGCGCTGGAGGACGAACGCGGCTGGACCGCCGGCGAGGAGTTCGAGTACAACGAACTCGACGAGGAGGGCCACGGCTCGGGCGACCAGGAGCAGAAGATACGCACCTTCGAGCTGCTCGGGGCGTTCCTCGACGAACGACTCTGA
- a CDS encoding phosphosulfolactate synthase, whose protein sequence is MARAFDFLHVNDRPEKPRDRGITEIRGPYYDPMGPRELRDILETMGEYVDIYKFSGGSFALMPEEAVRDLIDTCHEFDVMVSTGGFVENVLVRDNDLVDRYIEEAGNLGFDIVEISSGFLAIDTDDLVALTETVADHGLKPKPEINVQFGAGGASSVEELESEAAIDPASAIREAERHLDAGAYKIMVESEGITERVREWRTDVAFEIANEVGIEHCVFEAADPPVFEWYIKNFGPNVNLFVDNSQIVELECMRSGLWGKKSSWGRTASYQREG, encoded by the coding sequence ATGGCTCGCGCCTTCGACTTCCTGCACGTCAACGACCGACCCGAGAAGCCACGCGACCGCGGCATCACCGAGATCCGCGGCCCGTACTACGACCCGATGGGGCCCCGCGAGTTGCGGGACATCCTCGAGACGATGGGTGAGTACGTGGACATCTACAAGTTCTCGGGCGGGTCGTTCGCCCTGATGCCCGAGGAGGCGGTCAGAGACCTCATCGACACCTGCCACGAGTTCGACGTCATGGTCTCGACCGGGGGGTTCGTCGAGAACGTCCTCGTCCGGGACAACGACCTCGTCGACCGCTACATCGAAGAAGCGGGGAACCTCGGCTTCGACATCGTCGAGATATCCTCGGGCTTCCTCGCCATCGACACCGACGACCTCGTCGCGTTGACCGAGACGGTCGCCGACCATGGCCTGAAACCGAAACCCGAGATAAACGTCCAGTTCGGCGCCGGTGGCGCCTCCAGCGTCGAGGAGCTGGAATCCGAGGCGGCCATCGACCCGGCGAGCGCCATCCGGGAGGCCGAGCGCCACCTCGACGCCGGCGCGTACAAGATAATGGTCGAGTCGGAGGGCATCACCGAACGGGTGCGGGAGTGGCGGACCGACGTGGCCTTCGAGATCGCCAACGAGGTCGGCATCGAGCACTGCGTGTTCGAGGCCGCCGACCCGCCGGTGTTCGAGTGGTACATCAAGAACTTCGGCCCGAACGTGAACCTGTTCGTCGACAACTCACAGATAGTGGAGCTGGAGTGCATGCGCTCGGGCCTGTGGGGCAAGAAGAGTTCGTGGGGGCGGACCGCGAGCTACCAGCGGGAGGGGTGA
- a CDS encoding CPBP family intramembrane glutamic endopeptidase, producing the protein MASLNGILRNDAGTVRAGWRLLLGLVVGLPAVLVLSTLANRALTLPWSATAANAAATVAALGVVVGLSRLDGRSLTDYGLGFEPGWRGDLLVGVAVGGLIQVVAFAVLLAAGWASITGWFVAGTGGLLQAFVAFALAFCLVGVWEETYFRGFLLTTLAEALPGSDRTAVWAATLLSGTFFGLLHLSQSGLGLSILFWVELGVVLGALYVLTGRLALAIGFHAGVDVLTNLGIGRYGETPASVVVAADVTGPAWATGIAGAVNVVVTTLGAAVVLWWAIRREEDEWGIGRPEPTADATAD; encoded by the coding sequence ATGGCCTCCCTGAATGGCATCCTCCGGAACGACGCGGGGACGGTGCGGGCGGGCTGGCGACTCCTCCTCGGGCTGGTCGTCGGCCTCCCCGCCGTCCTCGTCCTGTCCACACTCGCGAACCGTGCGCTCACCCTGCCGTGGTCCGCGACCGCGGCGAACGCGGCTGCGACGGTCGCAGCCCTCGGCGTGGTCGTCGGCCTCAGCCGGCTCGACGGCCGGTCCCTCACCGACTACGGCCTCGGCTTCGAACCGGGCTGGCGCGGCGACCTCCTCGTCGGCGTCGCGGTCGGCGGCCTCATCCAGGTGGTCGCCTTCGCCGTCCTGCTCGCGGCCGGCTGGGCCAGCATCACCGGCTGGTTCGTCGCCGGCACCGGCGGGCTGCTCCAGGCCTTCGTGGCCTTCGCGCTCGCGTTCTGCCTCGTCGGCGTCTGGGAGGAGACGTACTTCCGCGGGTTCCTGCTGACGACCCTCGCCGAGGCCCTCCCCGGCTCCGACCGGACCGCGGTCTGGGCCGCCACGCTCCTCAGTGGCACCTTCTTCGGCCTCCTCCACCTCTCGCAGTCGGGCCTCGGCCTCTCCATCCTGTTCTGGGTGGAACTCGGCGTCGTCCTCGGCGCGCTGTACGTCCTCACCGGCCGGCTCGCGCTCGCCATCGGCTTCCACGCCGGCGTCGACGTGCTGACGAACCTCGGCATCGGTCGCTACGGCGAGACGCCGGCCTCGGTGGTCGTCGCCGCCGACGTGACCGGCCCCGCCTGGGCCACGGGCATCGCGGGCGCGGTGAACGTCGTGGTCACGACCCTCGGCGCGGCCGTCGTGCTGTGGTGGGCCATTCGACGCGAAGAGGACGAGTGGGGGATAGGGCGGCCGGAGCCGACCGCCGACGCGACCGCGGACTGA
- a CDS encoding winged helix-turn-helix domain-containing protein, translated as MSDHDPTAGLDLLGEDTRFAILRELAEHQREHPDSRALPFAELRKRVGRRDAGNFNYHLKRLRDRFVESTEDGYRLTYLGMVAYGRLAAGTYAPHDTIGPAELDADCPICGQGMTATYEDCILTVSCPDGHVVPQNFLPPAATTDRDLSDLLDVAALGLLQDAEAALSGVCTFCDGPVSLALTETDADTGWASHAYAGNCRSCGVLFRLSAPAAALVEPAAAAFCARHGANPRAGFSELLTALGNAETVASGTDPPSSTVVVRFGEESVRVRVTAEGVDHVPTPDS; from the coding sequence ATGTCCGACCACGACCCGACCGCCGGCCTCGACCTGCTCGGCGAGGACACCCGGTTCGCCATCCTGCGCGAACTCGCGGAGCACCAGCGCGAGCACCCCGATTCACGGGCGCTGCCCTTCGCCGAGTTGCGAAAGCGCGTCGGCCGCCGGGACGCTGGGAACTTCAACTACCACCTCAAGCGGTTGCGCGACCGGTTCGTCGAGTCGACCGAGGACGGCTACCGGCTCACGTACCTCGGGATGGTCGCCTACGGCCGGCTTGCGGCCGGAACGTACGCCCCCCACGACACCATCGGCCCGGCGGAACTCGACGCCGACTGCCCCATCTGCGGACAGGGGATGACCGCGACCTACGAGGACTGCATCCTGACGGTGTCGTGCCCCGACGGGCACGTCGTGCCACAGAACTTCCTGCCGCCCGCGGCCACGACCGACCGGGACCTCTCGGACCTGCTCGACGTGGCCGCCCTGGGCCTGCTGCAGGACGCCGAGGCGGCGCTCTCTGGCGTCTGCACCTTCTGTGACGGCCCCGTGTCGCTCGCCCTCACGGAGACGGACGCCGACACCGGGTGGGCGAGTCACGCCTACGCCGGCAACTGTCGCTCCTGTGGCGTGCTGTTCCGGCTGTCGGCGCCGGCCGCCGCCCTGGTCGAACCGGCTGCCGCGGCGTTCTGTGCGCGCCACGGTGCGAACCCGCGGGCCGGGTTCTCGGAACTGCTGACCGCACTGGGCAACGCGGAGACCGTGGCTTCCGGCACGGACCCACCCTCTTCGACGGTCGTGGTCCGGTTCGGCGAGGAGTCGGTCCGGGTGCGGGTGACCGCCGAGGGGGTCGACCACGTCCCGACTCCAGATTCCTGA
- a CDS encoding anthranilate phosphoribosyltransferase has product MSKTTQEYGEWPLKRLMTEVCGSGPKSAEDLTREQAREAFQRILGGEPDDLTLGGFWLANRWKRNNPEELGAYTDVMREESVVTAEPDCDPVDCGANYDGKGRSAIFGVGAGVVAAAAGTPVVAHSGDRVPTQKQDAYKHVLDELGVRTELSVEESADMVDETGFGFYYQPEFNPKVHALWEQRDKLGVRSFVNTIETLANPANASVHLGSFYHLAFAKKVCDTFAESRESDVDKVVMFQGMEGYDDIRPGYTKVAEWDGEELSDYEIETANFGMDFEGEDLQVENVAEESATITEEVLDGERDDQFADAIALNAAFRMYARDDVADLDEGLEAAREVIESGDAAAVLEDLREF; this is encoded by the coding sequence ATGTCGAAGACGACCCAGGAGTACGGCGAGTGGCCGCTGAAACGGCTGATGACGGAAGTGTGTGGCTCCGGTCCGAAGTCCGCAGAGGACCTGACACGCGAGCAGGCCCGGGAGGCGTTCCAGCGCATCCTCGGCGGCGAACCCGACGACCTCACGCTCGGCGGGTTCTGGCTGGCGAACCGCTGGAAGCGCAACAACCCGGAGGAGCTCGGCGCCTACACCGACGTGATGCGCGAGGAGAGCGTCGTCACGGCCGAACCCGACTGCGACCCCGTCGACTGCGGCGCGAACTACGACGGCAAGGGGCGCTCGGCCATCTTCGGCGTCGGCGCGGGCGTCGTCGCCGCGGCCGCCGGCACGCCGGTCGTCGCCCACTCCGGCGACCGCGTCCCCACCCAGAAGCAGGACGCCTACAAGCACGTGCTCGACGAACTCGGCGTCCGCACCGAGCTCTCGGTCGAGGAGTCCGCCGACATGGTCGACGAGACCGGCTTCGGCTTCTACTACCAGCCCGAGTTCAACCCGAAGGTCCACGCCCTCTGGGAGCAACGCGACAAACTCGGCGTGCGCTCGTTCGTCAACACCATCGAGACGCTCGCGAACCCGGCGAACGCGTCGGTCCACCTCGGCTCGTTCTATCACCTCGCGTTCGCGAAGAAGGTGTGTGACACCTTCGCAGAGAGCCGCGAGAGCGACGTGGACAAGGTCGTCATGTTCCAGGGGATGGAGGGCTACGACGACATCCGCCCCGGCTACACGAAGGTGGCCGAATGGGACGGGGAGGAACTCTCCGACTACGAGATCGAGACCGCGAACTTCGGCATGGACTTCGAGGGCGAGGACCTGCAGGTCGAGAACGTCGCCGAAGAGTCCGCGACCATCACCGAGGAGGTGCTCGACGGCGAGCGCGACGACCAGTTCGCCGACGCCATCGCCCTGAACGCTGCGTTCCGGATGTACGCCCGCGACGACGTGGCCGACCTCGACGAGGGGCTCGAAGCGGCCCGCGAGGTCATCGAATCGGGCGACGCGGCCGCGGTGCTCGAAGACCTCCGCGAGTTCTGA
- a CDS encoding succinylglutamate desuccinylase/aspartoacylase family protein: MTRSARHRRERVTLARLPSGVEVTTTVHSYEGPAEGPTVYVQAAQHGREINGTEVCRRLHDELPTTELRGRVVVVPVANPLTFDRISYTTPEVLDSVNPNMNRVWPGTPTGSVHQRMAAALWEYAGEADAIVDLHTGSPDMQTHTVFMEGDPASRDLAEVFGTDLLLAEQAGDGAPESWHRRGFDGKLRVVAAREDIPAITPELAHNKQIVEDAVRTGVRGVLNVLRSLDVLDGQVIPTGEPRVARNHLGRVDAKESGLFRPAEGLALGQTIAEGDHLGVVYDPTTYEVLQRAESTRDGILYAITREATVKGGDRLASVAVPLEE; the protein is encoded by the coding sequence ATGACCCGCTCGGCTCGCCATCGCAGAGAGCGCGTGACACTGGCCAGGCTCCCCTCCGGCGTCGAGGTCACGACCACGGTCCACAGCTACGAGGGCCCGGCGGAAGGGCCGACGGTGTACGTCCAGGCCGCCCAGCACGGCCGCGAGATCAACGGGACCGAGGTGTGTCGCCGGCTCCACGACGAGTTGCCGACGACGGAGCTCCGCGGGCGCGTCGTCGTGGTCCCCGTCGCGAACCCGCTCACCTTCGACCGCATCTCCTACACCACGCCCGAGGTGCTGGACTCGGTGAACCCGAACATGAACCGCGTCTGGCCGGGGACCCCGACCGGGAGCGTCCACCAGCGCATGGCGGCGGCGCTCTGGGAGTACGCGGGCGAGGCCGATGCCATCGTCGACCTGCACACCGGCAGCCCGGACATGCAGACCCACACCGTCTTCATGGAGGGCGACCCCGCCTCGCGCGACCTCGCGGAGGTGTTCGGGACCGACCTGCTGCTCGCCGAGCAGGCCGGCGACGGTGCCCCGGAGTCGTGGCATCGACGCGGATTCGACGGGAAACTGCGGGTGGTCGCGGCCCGCGAGGACATCCCCGCCATCACGCCCGAACTCGCCCACAACAAGCAGATCGTCGAGGACGCCGTCAGGACCGGGGTCCGGGGCGTCCTGAACGTGCTCCGGTCGCTCGACGTGCTCGACGGACAGGTGATCCCGACGGGCGAGCCACGCGTGGCTCGCAACCATCTCGGCCGGGTGGACGCGAAAGAGTCGGGGTTGTTCCGGCCGGCCGAGGGGCTCGCCCTCGGCCAGACCATCGCCGAGGGCGACCACCTCGGCGTCGTCTACGACCCGACGACCTACGAGGTCCTCCAGCGCGCCGAGTCGACTCGCGACGGCATCCTCTACGCGATAACGCGAGAGGCGACGGTGAAAGGTGGCGACCGGCTCGCGAGCGTGGCCGTGCCCCTCGAGGAGTGA
- a CDS encoding GNAT family N-acetyltransferase has product MVDTTFLRGDRLALRSVEPSDLDFLRHHQNDPAMRGSLTRSFPQTIADAESFLDSVTVRENLAFVAIHAGERVGFVALFDVEHVPGRARLGYWVVPEHQGEGYATEMVDLVVEYAFDELRLHKVTADTLAANEASQRVLEKLGFDREGVLREHEYIDGSFVDSHLYAILRSDA; this is encoded by the coding sequence ATGGTCGATACGACCTTTCTCCGGGGGGACCGGCTCGCGCTCCGGTCGGTCGAGCCCTCGGACCTCGACTTCCTGCGCCATCACCAGAACGACCCGGCCATGCGCGGCTCGCTGACGCGGTCGTTCCCACAGACCATCGCGGACGCCGAGTCCTTCCTCGACTCGGTGACGGTCCGCGAGAACCTCGCGTTCGTCGCGATACACGCGGGCGAGCGCGTCGGCTTCGTCGCCCTGTTCGACGTCGAGCACGTCCCCGGCCGGGCCCGCCTCGGCTACTGGGTCGTCCCCGAGCACCAGGGCGAGGGGTACGCGACCGAGATGGTCGACCTCGTCGTCGAGTACGCCTTCGACGAGTTGCGCCTGCACAAGGTGACCGCGGACACCCTCGCGGCCAACGAGGCGTCCCAGCGCGTCCTCGAGAAACTCGGGTTCGACCGCGAGGGCGTCCTCCGCGAGCACGAGTACATCGACGGCTCGTTCGTCGACAGCCACCTCTACGCCATCCTGCGGTCTGACGCGTAG
- a CDS encoding peptidylprolyl isomerase yields MSDLTATIHTNRGDIEVELYDERAPRTVDNFVGLATGEKAWTDPETGETVEGEPLYEDVVFHRVIEGFMIQGGDPTGTGRGGPGYEFDDEFHDELNHDDAGILSMANAGPNTNGSQFFITLDATPHLDGKHSVFGKVVDGMDVVEEIGSLPTDAQDRPMEDVVIESVDVHDE; encoded by the coding sequence ATGAGCGACCTGACTGCCACCATCCACACGAACCGCGGCGACATCGAGGTCGAACTGTACGACGAGCGCGCCCCGCGCACCGTCGACAACTTCGTCGGCCTCGCCACAGGCGAGAAGGCCTGGACGGACCCCGAGACCGGGGAGACGGTCGAGGGCGAGCCGCTGTACGAGGACGTCGTCTTCCACCGCGTCATCGAGGGCTTCATGATCCAGGGCGGCGACCCGACCGGGACCGGCCGCGGCGGCCCCGGCTACGAGTTCGACGACGAGTTCCACGACGAGCTGAACCACGACGACGCCGGCATCCTCTCGATGGCCAACGCCGGCCCGAACACGAACGGCTCGCAGTTCTTCATCACGCTCGACGCCACGCCGCACCTCGACGGCAAGCACTCCGTCTTCGGGAAGGTCGTCGACGGCATGGACGTCGTCGAGGAGATCGGCTCCCTGCCGACCGACGCACAGGACCGCCCGATGGAGGACGTCGTCATCGAGTCCGTCGACGTCCACGACGAGTAA
- a CDS encoding outer membrane protein assembly factor BamB family protein, giving the protein MSPRPSRRALLGSLGASIAALAGCTASPDDPPAAGVDAMPDPDDHIFGADGEWGSFGSDASNTRQVSDGKAPIDGVSEQWRVEVPQLSRRVEPLVANDTVYHVHGDSLHALEASDGSRRWSLPDVGELPLVFGDTAYVPQSDRLVAVDSATGERHWERPIDAWGGVGTPATYAGDRLYVPAGERLFQLDPATGETEWSRRLFGRLFGQPAIHNGHTIAVVTEARKLFLLGPDGVGRGEWTFPAMVQAPPSTGTDGIYCNFLDGKTRGIRTGYTPRGEVDWTVETGWNNGVLAVGQYLYAAGTRGLSAIDPKTGDRRWTYDTGDWRHTAPVLARDTVFVGGDKLYALDPTPNTTAFGEDGPATRWERSFHGRVGPGPVIDDGVIYVVAQTGEQSFHLLALA; this is encoded by the coding sequence ATGTCCCCACGGCCCTCTCGCCGAGCCCTCCTCGGCAGTCTCGGCGCCTCCATCGCGGCACTCGCGGGCTGTACCGCCTCGCCCGACGACCCGCCCGCAGCCGGTGTCGACGCGATGCCGGACCCCGACGACCACATCTTCGGTGCGGACGGGGAGTGGGGGAGCTTCGGGAGCGACGCCAGCAACACCCGGCAGGTCAGCGACGGGAAGGCCCCCATCGACGGCGTCTCGGAGCAGTGGCGCGTCGAGGTCCCGCAGCTGTCCCGGCGGGTGGAACCGCTGGTCGCGAACGACACCGTCTACCACGTCCACGGCGATTCGCTGCACGCGCTCGAGGCGAGCGACGGGAGCCGTCGCTGGTCGCTCCCGGACGTCGGCGAACTCCCCCTCGTCTTCGGTGACACGGCGTACGTCCCACAGAGCGACCGCCTCGTGGCCGTCGATTCGGCGACCGGCGAGCGACACTGGGAGCGACCCATCGACGCGTGGGGCGGGGTCGGGACCCCGGCGACCTACGCCGGCGACCGGCTGTACGTGCCGGCCGGTGAGCGACTCTTCCAGCTCGACCCGGCGACGGGCGAGACGGAGTGGTCGCGGCGGCTGTTCGGGCGACTGTTCGGTCAGCCGGCGATACACAATGGCCACACCATCGCGGTCGTCACGGAGGCCCGCAAACTGTTCCTGCTCGGGCCCGACGGCGTCGGCCGCGGCGAGTGGACCTTCCCGGCCATGGTCCAGGCACCGCCCAGCACCGGTACCGACGGCATCTACTGCAACTTCCTCGACGGGAAGACACGGGGCATCCGGACCGGGTACACGCCACGCGGCGAGGTCGACTGGACGGTCGAGACCGGCTGGAACAACGGCGTGCTCGCGGTGGGGCAGTACCTCTACGCGGCCGGCACCAGGGGGCTGTCCGCCATCGACCCGAAGACGGGTGACCGGCGGTGGACCTACGACACCGGCGACTGGCGCCACACCGCACCCGTCCTCGCCCGTGACACCGTGTTCGTCGGCGGCGACAAACTGTACGCGCTGGACCCGACGCCGAACACGACCGCCTTCGGGGAGGACGGCCCGGCCACCCGGTGGGAGCGGTCGTTCCACGGTCGCGTCGGGCCCGGCCCGGTCATCGACGACGGCGTCATCTACGTCGTGGCCCAGACGGGCGAGCAGTCGTTCCACCTGTTGGCGCTGGCGTGA
- a CDS encoding ferredoxin, which yields MSDADDAHAPSEIGEANAPPVEEKPYKIIFEANKCFGAGKCAEVSGNWEMDISTALARPKTYFFGEDDLEHNIRAAEACPAKKGEGIIHVVDRRTDEELAPNPHGDGTLSVDW from the coding sequence ATGAGCGACGCCGACGACGCCCACGCCCCCAGCGAGATCGGCGAGGCGAACGCCCCGCCCGTCGAGGAGAAACCCTACAAGATCATCTTCGAGGCCAACAAGTGCTTCGGCGCGGGCAAGTGCGCCGAGGTCTCGGGCAACTGGGAGATGGACATCTCGACCGCCCTCGCGCGCCCGAAGACGTACTTCTTCGGCGAGGACGACCTCGAACACAACATCAGGGCCGCGGAGGCCTGCCCGGCGAAGAAGGGCGAGGGCATCATCCACGTCGTCGACCGGCGGACCGACGAGGAACTCGCCCCGAACCCCCACGGGGACGGGACGCTCTCGGTCGACTGGTAG